One genomic region from Sphingobacterium sp. UGAL515B_05 encodes:
- a CDS encoding DUF5777 family beta-barrel protein: protein MRKTLFILLCFISTTLLAQEDLDKLIHIDGDKNEKVTATFKSGNLINLKTTETIHRHEMDFRVDHRFGDIAGSAGGGKNFFGLDNSTDIRIGFDYGLLDNLNIGIARAKGATEVRQLFEGNVKYRFIEQTVDNNVPVSVAFFGSTTLSAMEASPDKSSAASFEDFNDRLSYVTQLIIARKFSSNLSLVVVPTYLHRNYTAYNDQNDVFALGIGGRAKVSNRIALVADYTLPFRKSANKKYHEDVSGQHYYNALGVGLEMDTGGHIFHLNFTNATALQESQFISETNSSWGKGQFRWGFSIARRFNFNKKKPIG from the coding sequence ATGAGAAAAACACTATTTATACTCCTGTGCTTTATTTCCACAACGTTACTTGCTCAGGAAGACCTTGATAAATTAATCCATATCGATGGGGATAAAAATGAAAAAGTCACTGCAACCTTTAAATCCGGTAACCTGATCAACCTCAAGACGACAGAAACAATTCACCGACATGAAATGGACTTTAGAGTAGATCACCGTTTTGGCGATATCGCAGGCAGCGCCGGTGGAGGGAAGAATTTCTTCGGTCTCGATAATTCGACCGACATCCGAATCGGTTTTGACTACGGTCTATTAGATAATCTAAACATTGGAATCGCTCGCGCGAAGGGTGCAACAGAGGTCAGACAACTCTTTGAGGGGAATGTGAAATACCGATTTATCGAACAGACGGTCGACAATAATGTACCTGTTTCCGTTGCTTTTTTTGGAAGTACAACCCTATCTGCCATGGAAGCCAGCCCGGATAAATCTTCGGCAGCAAGCTTTGAAGACTTCAATGACCGATTGAGTTATGTGACGCAGCTCATCATTGCCCGTAAATTTAGCTCAAATCTATCGCTTGTTGTAGTCCCAACCTATCTTCACCGAAACTATACAGCTTATAACGATCAGAATGATGTATTCGCTCTTGGTATTGGTGGGCGGGCTAAGGTCAGCAATAGGATCGCATTAGTAGCAGACTATACATTACCTTTCCGAAAGTCGGCGAACAAAAAATACCATGAAGATGTAAGCGGACAGCATTACTATAATGCATTAGGTGTCGGTTTGGAAATGGATACCGGAGGCCATATCTTCCATCTCAACTTTACCAATGCCACCGCATTACAAGAATCTCAGTTTATTAGCGAAACAAATAGCTCTTGGGGTAAGGGACAATTCCGTTGGGGATTTAGCATTGCTCGCCGTTTCAATTTTAATAAAAAGAAACCTATTGGATAA
- a CDS encoding SusC/RagA family TonB-linked outer membrane protein: MHNYLPSKHSILTMLLLRSNIRADVNWALRLGLMGLLSTSYLLANAQQNASINGVIKDETGKPIPSATVTIRNATSGMKKTTTSRPDGTFSLDQIPAGQGYQISVSSIGFKSRDLLDYTITDRDKLAINISLESSAQNLQEVVVTALGIKREKKALGYTVAELKGDELTQGKETNVANALSGKVAGVQVSRAASGAGGSSKVVIRGNNSLIGNSQPLYVVDGVPIDNQNISSPNQSGGTDYGDGIGNINPEDIETMSVLKGPNAAALYGQRGSNGVILITTKSGKAGKTRFSYGTDFSLGNGLVLPDFQNVYGQGLNGTFTHFRKDDGTIVSMSEALKNGYSGMPKMSAGRDRTTRASWGAKMEGQTYEDAYGNILQLTPKPDTYSSFFQTEKQFVNNLSIDGGTDKVNYRFSFANTDVKGYIPTNTLKRNNFGLRTQAKITDKFHIDIKANYIAQKGQNRPTLADAADNPAYLFISQPRSLGNDIMAQYKWTAQEISRQLGFSGLTEGLEKTYATNSSTANPFWTIHENHNEDRRDRIIGLLRLSYDFAPWLKVTATGGTDFYTDQRFRYRPINTYQSLNRKGDIREEVIRAREDNFDVLASSNFKLTDDIKLSANLGASHQSRYLRMTGNSGNQFIVPNLFVINNTTTNSYIFDLIESKINSAYLSGQFSYKDYWFVDFSARNDWSSTLSKENNSFFYPSVSSSLVLSDAFKWQSDVLSFAKIRASWAQAGSSGNPYQLTGAYSLNQYTHGGVPMASYTEIIPDPNLKNELTTSIEAGADLRFLKNRLSFSFTYYQAKTKNQILDVPIAPSSLYVKNRINAGEISNRGIEFVLGATPIKSESGFEWNTTFNYNRNRNKVESLYPGVESFLLATDRGINVVAEVGKPFGQLIGTQFAWIKDDQGNRLIDPTTGLPLRTAGRVETDLGNAQPDWLGGFANTFKYKGFNLYALVDIRQGGVIFSQSNREQIIYGTSKKTLEGRDGTYVAEGMVGQKDGSGNWTSTGTKNSKQVAAQDYWNMVASDKEVMVSEEMINDMSYIAMREISLSYSFPKKLMPHKLVNSLKLGVYGRNLFYFQRKTDGFSPEASAFNVNNSSIGIESTSLPMMRTFGINLTVGL; this comes from the coding sequence ATGCACAATTATTTACCTTCCAAGCATAGTATCCTAACTATGCTATTGTTGAGATCCAACATTCGAGCCGACGTAAACTGGGCACTGCGTCTTGGCCTCATGGGGCTTTTGTCAACAAGCTATCTTCTTGCTAATGCCCAACAAAATGCGTCCATTAACGGAGTAATCAAAGATGAAACAGGAAAGCCCATCCCCTCGGCGACGGTTACCATACGTAATGCGACGAGCGGAATGAAAAAAACAACAACCAGCAGACCTGACGGAACTTTTTCACTCGACCAGATTCCTGCTGGACAGGGCTATCAGATCAGCGTATCGTCTATCGGTTTTAAAAGCAGAGACCTATTGGACTACACCATTACCGACAGAGACAAGCTAGCGATCAATATCAGTCTGGAATCGAGTGCGCAAAACCTACAGGAGGTCGTCGTTACAGCGCTTGGTATCAAACGCGAAAAAAAAGCGCTCGGTTATACGGTCGCTGAACTCAAAGGCGACGAGCTGACGCAGGGTAAGGAAACCAATGTAGCGAATGCCTTATCGGGTAAAGTTGCCGGCGTGCAGGTGAGCCGCGCTGCATCCGGTGCCGGAGGTTCATCCAAGGTCGTGATACGTGGTAACAACTCACTTATCGGTAATAGCCAGCCGCTCTATGTTGTTGATGGAGTACCGATTGATAATCAAAACATTTCATCTCCAAACCAATCTGGGGGAACCGATTATGGTGACGGAATCGGAAACATCAATCCCGAAGACATTGAAACGATGTCGGTATTAAAAGGCCCAAATGCGGCCGCACTTTATGGACAAAGAGGAAGTAACGGCGTTATCTTGATCACAACTAAATCTGGTAAAGCTGGTAAGACCCGTTTTAGTTATGGTACAGATTTTTCATTGGGCAATGGGCTGGTCTTACCTGATTTTCAAAATGTCTATGGACAAGGATTGAACGGAACATTTACACATTTCAGAAAAGATGACGGCACCATTGTTTCCATGAGTGAAGCGCTGAAAAATGGTTACAGTGGTATGCCTAAAATGAGTGCCGGACGTGACCGTACGACACGGGCAAGCTGGGGTGCAAAAATGGAAGGCCAGACTTATGAAGATGCTTATGGCAACATCTTACAGTTAACACCAAAACCAGATACCTACTCGTCGTTTTTTCAAACAGAGAAACAGTTTGTCAACAACCTTAGTATTGATGGCGGAACCGACAAAGTAAACTACCGTTTTTCATTTGCCAATACAGATGTAAAGGGTTATATCCCAACCAATACGCTGAAGAGAAACAATTTCGGTCTGCGCACGCAAGCCAAAATAACCGATAAATTTCATATCGACATCAAGGCGAACTATATTGCACAAAAGGGACAAAACCGACCTACGTTGGCCGATGCTGCAGACAATCCTGCCTACCTATTTATCAGCCAGCCGCGAAGCCTGGGCAACGACATCATGGCACAGTATAAATGGACCGCGCAGGAGATCAGCAGACAGCTTGGATTTTCGGGATTGACGGAAGGATTGGAGAAAACATATGCCACCAATAGTTCCACAGCCAACCCCTTTTGGACCATTCATGAAAACCACAATGAAGATCGTCGGGACCGCATCATAGGGTTACTCCGTCTGAGTTACGACTTTGCTCCTTGGCTTAAGGTCACAGCGACCGGGGGTACGGACTTCTATACCGATCAACGGTTTCGTTACCGTCCAATAAACACCTACCAAAGCTTGAACCGAAAGGGTGATATTCGCGAAGAGGTCATCAGAGCCCGCGAAGACAATTTTGACGTCCTCGCTAGCTCCAACTTCAAATTGACCGATGACATTAAACTCAGTGCCAACTTAGGGGCCAGCCATCAAAGCCGGTATTTGCGTATGACAGGAAATTCAGGCAATCAATTTATTGTTCCGAATCTCTTTGTAATCAATAACACCACGACAAATAGTTACATATTTGACCTGATCGAGTCCAAGATTAATTCGGCTTATCTATCGGGCCAGTTCAGTTACAAAGACTATTGGTTTGTTGATTTCTCTGCCCGTAACGACTGGTCTTCGACCCTATCAAAGGAAAACAATTCGTTTTTCTACCCGAGTGTAAGTTCCAGTTTGGTCTTATCGGATGCTTTCAAATGGCAATCTGACGTACTGTCTTTCGCCAAAATCAGAGCTTCATGGGCCCAGGCCGGTAGTTCAGGAAACCCATATCAGCTGACAGGAGCATATAGTCTCAACCAGTATACCCATGGTGGCGTACCGATGGCTTCCTATACAGAAATTATTCCTGATCCGAATTTGAAAAACGAACTGACCACGTCGATCGAAGCTGGGGCAGATCTGAGATTCCTAAAAAACAGACTTTCTTTCTCCTTCACCTACTATCAGGCCAAGACAAAGAATCAGATTTTGGACGTACCAATCGCCCCTTCCAGTCTCTATGTAAAAAACAGGATCAACGCTGGAGAAATTAGCAACAGAGGTATTGAATTTGTATTGGGAGCAACACCGATCAAAAGCGAATCGGGATTTGAATGGAATACAACCTTCAATTACAACCGCAACAGAAATAAAGTTGAATCACTCTATCCCGGTGTAGAAAGCTTTTTACTCGCTACAGACCGCGGGATAAATGTGGTTGCGGAGGTCGGAAAACCATTTGGACAACTCATTGGGACACAGTTTGCATGGATCAAAGATGATCAGGGAAATAGATTGATCGACCCGACTACTGGGCTCCCCTTACGTACCGCAGGACGTGTAGAAACCGATCTTGGAAATGCGCAACCCGACTGGCTGGGTGGTTTTGCCAATACCTTTAAATATAAAGGTTTCAACCTCTATGCACTTGTCGATATCCGTCAGGGCGGCGTAATCTTCTCCCAATCCAATCGTGAACAGATCATTTATGGTACTTCTAAAAAGACCTTGGAAGGCCGTGATGGCACCTACGTTGCCGAAGGGATGGTCGGACAAAAAGATGGGTCAGGGAACTGGACAAGTACAGGAACAAAAAACAGCAAGCAGGTTGCCGCACAAGATTACTGGAACATGGTAGCGAGTGACAAAGAAGTCATGGTATCCGAAGAAATGATCAATGATATGAGTTATATTGCCATGCGCGAAATCAGTCTCTCCTATTCTTTCCCTAAAAAGCTGATGCCACATAAACTTGTTAACTCCCTAAAATTGGGCGTCTATGGACGTAACCTATTTTATTTTCAACGGAAAACTGATGGATTTTCACCAGAAGCTTCTGCTTTCAATGTAAACAATAGCTCGATTGGTATTGAATCAACTTCACTTCCAATGATGCGCACATTCGGTATTAATCTCACTGTTGGTCTGTAA
- a CDS encoding YceI family protein encodes MNKINIYIALFMLLISMKTFAQQKASLVSKETSISFFSNAPLEDIEAKSILGASAMNLQSGDIIFRVKNTSFQFDKKLMQEHFNENYMESDRYPLSEFKGKVESADKLTKDGNYTLNVTGTLLIHGVTKPFSTKAAFIVKDGTLKAVASFQVKLADHKIPIPSIVGKKIAEVVKITIDATYKP; translated from the coding sequence ATGAACAAAATCAACATTTATATAGCGCTCTTTATGCTGCTTATTAGTATGAAGACATTTGCTCAACAAAAGGCTTCCCTTGTTTCAAAAGAGACCAGCATCAGCTTTTTCAGTAATGCACCATTGGAAGACATCGAAGCCAAAAGTATCTTGGGCGCTTCGGCTATGAACCTCCAAAGCGGAGATATCATCTTTCGGGTAAAAAATACATCTTTTCAATTTGACAAAAAGCTCATGCAAGAGCATTTCAATGAAAATTACATGGAAAGTGATCGATACCCCCTATCAGAATTTAAAGGTAAAGTCGAAAGTGCAGACAAATTAACAAAGGACGGCAACTATACGCTGAACGTAACGGGCACACTTCTGATCCATGGGGTTACCAAACCTTTCAGCACCAAGGCTGCATTTATTGTTAAAGATGGGACATTAAAAGCTGTTGCAAGTTTTCAGGTAAAACTCGCCGATCACAAAATTCCTATTCCTTCCATTGTCGGAAAAAAAATTGCTGAAGTAGTAAAAATCACTATTGATGCGACCTACAAACCATAA
- a CDS encoding SusD/RagB family nutrient-binding outer membrane lipoprotein has translation MKKKLFKNTFIVGLISVAGLGSCTKDFERINTPPTSVTTVDPSLLIARILRDGTFQESGELPNNKFGSWIQHWAGGPVVPVSRYFEGPENLIWSQHYTLLRNIVQIKQELSGKEDNAEGRSKLAIAELYEAYLYQRLTDLFGDIPYSEITKSNKEINRTPKFDKQEEIYPALVQKVDAAMAKLTSGDLSYGSSDFFYKGSIDKWKKFGNSLKLKLGMRMRYANPSLAQKTVTEAMTSAIGLFSSNSDNAAVPTYNDAQAENQNPILRQMTTGSADLRYLANTLVDKLKEYNDPRLPLLAEPVISNGVPTYQGIGVSLTDNQLSQLIRANYSTANKSTWFSLSFAPIPSYAFTYSDICFYKAEAALLGWGATPANAQTFFTEGVKAALALPPYNMTAIPSAYEPVLNLSGLTDEQKMEKIATQKWIHLFGRDMEAFAEWRRTGYPRLTPGPNPGSTNGQIPRRAIYSSEETELNAANLKEAAARMTNGDSFLSKVWWDKK, from the coding sequence ATGAAAAAGAAACTATTTAAAAATACATTCATCGTCGGACTTATTTCTGTGGCAGGATTAGGTTCATGTACCAAAGATTTCGAACGGATCAATACGCCGCCGACATCGGTCACCACTGTAGACCCTTCCTTACTTATAGCCCGCATTCTACGTGATGGTACTTTTCAGGAATCTGGGGAACTACCCAACAACAAGTTTGGCTCTTGGATCCAACATTGGGCCGGGGGACCGGTAGTGCCTGTTTCTCGATATTTTGAAGGACCCGAAAATCTTATTTGGTCGCAGCACTACACCTTGCTCCGCAATATCGTTCAGATCAAACAGGAATTGAGCGGCAAGGAAGACAATGCAGAAGGAAGAAGTAAACTGGCTATCGCCGAACTTTATGAAGCATACCTCTATCAGCGCCTTACAGATTTGTTTGGTGACATCCCCTACTCTGAGATCACAAAATCCAATAAGGAAATTAACCGTACGCCAAAATTTGACAAACAAGAAGAGATCTATCCGGCACTGGTTCAAAAGGTCGATGCAGCTATGGCAAAGCTTACAAGCGGCGACCTGTCCTACGGCTCTTCAGATTTCTTTTACAAAGGCAGTATTGATAAATGGAAAAAATTTGGCAATTCGCTCAAATTAAAGCTCGGCATGCGCATGCGGTACGCCAATCCTTCTTTGGCCCAGAAAACGGTTACCGAAGCCATGACTTCTGCAATAGGTCTATTCTCCAGCAACAGTGATAATGCCGCAGTACCGACCTACAACGATGCTCAGGCTGAAAACCAGAACCCGATTTTACGTCAAATGACTACCGGAAGTGCCGATCTACGTTATTTGGCTAATACCCTGGTTGACAAACTTAAAGAATACAATGATCCAAGGCTCCCTTTACTTGCCGAACCGGTCATTAGCAATGGAGTTCCAACCTATCAAGGTATTGGGGTTTCGTTGACCGATAACCAGCTATCACAACTGATTCGTGCCAACTATTCAACGGCGAATAAGTCTACTTGGTTCAGCCTTTCATTTGCACCGATCCCAAGCTATGCGTTTACGTATTCGGATATCTGTTTTTACAAAGCTGAAGCTGCACTTCTTGGCTGGGGTGCTACACCTGCCAATGCCCAAACGTTCTTTACAGAAGGGGTCAAAGCTGCGCTGGCACTTCCGCCATATAATATGACAGCAATCCCCTCTGCATACGAACCAGTGCTCAATCTAAGCGGCTTGACTGACGAACAGAAAATGGAGAAAATAGCGACACAAAAATGGATTCACCTATTTGGCCGGGACATGGAAGCCTTTGCCGAATGGCGACGTACAGGATATCCTCGATTAACCCCCGGTCCTAACCCAGGCTCCACCAACGGACAAATACCGCGTAGAGCTATTTATTCCAGTGAAGAGACTGAGTTAAACGCAGCAAATTTAAAAGAGGCTGCAGCACGCATGACAAATGGTGACTCGTTCCTATCCAAAGTCTGGTGGGACAAGAAGTAA
- a CDS encoding RNA polymerase sigma-70 factor, whose product MYNKQKIEERDLLQELKNGNSLAFQKLYNTYFALLYLHATNKLHDREAAKDIVHDLFASIWQNRYTLAIQGEISAYLHSAIRYRVIDHIAKEQSKTRYLASLPPITTYHTGGTDHSLREKLLQEQIDRVLNKLSPRVREVFELSREHYLSHKDIAKKLNLSEHSVRSYMKEALRLLRSKLGSLLWVSLLFFCKIF is encoded by the coding sequence ATGTACAATAAGCAAAAAATAGAAGAAAGGGATCTGCTGCAAGAGCTAAAGAATGGGAACTCTCTTGCCTTTCAGAAACTTTATAACACTTATTTTGCCTTATTGTATCTTCACGCTACCAATAAGTTGCACGATCGCGAAGCCGCTAAGGATATCGTCCATGACTTATTTGCTTCGATTTGGCAAAACAGGTATACATTAGCTATCCAGGGAGAAATATCTGCCTACCTCCACAGTGCCATACGCTACCGCGTAATAGATCATATCGCCAAGGAACAATCAAAAACCAGGTATTTGGCTTCGTTACCTCCTATTACAACATATCATACCGGAGGTACAGACCATTCCCTAAGGGAGAAATTGCTTCAGGAACAAATAGATCGTGTGCTTAATAAGCTTTCCCCACGCGTAAGAGAGGTCTTTGAACTGAGTAGGGAGCACTATCTCAGTCACAAGGATATCGCAAAAAAACTTAATCTATCAGAACATAGCGTTCGCAGTTATATGAAAGAAGCCCTACGTCTGCTTCGCAGTAAATTAGGAAGCCTGCTTTGGGTAAGCTTACTGTTTTTTTGTAAAATTTTCTAA
- a CDS encoding FecR family protein, whose protein sequence is MKITKTLIDKYLSGKASAEEIAAVENALANNEFYWEDFMPETEWQAYEVDSDFKNQKEIKAHIFKQIGQKNKNRFSWLKYAAIIFFIGIGAWLGLNQIDSPKHTTAYRNSKKVQPTLQEQPSNLYYINSGNTIQQIAVPDGSTIDLYPNSEVKFSSDFTTISAREIQLKGKAKFTVAKDKTKPFRVHTADLTTTALGTVFSVEEGGSAVTKIKLYEGRIEVKSNQHPENKQTLNLQFQPNEEISIDRKLQQIIAETRVNTSQSSKRGSYLKTSGQLIFKNLPLQDVLHIISHNYGLKLSFEPKDIQDKYYSGTYKNTALAYVNMLADIQALHKITIHVQTE, encoded by the coding sequence ATGAAGATTACAAAAACACTCATCGACAAATACCTAAGCGGTAAAGCCAGTGCGGAAGAAATTGCCGCAGTAGAAAATGCGCTGGCCAATAACGAGTTTTATTGGGAGGATTTTATGCCGGAAACGGAATGGCAAGCATATGAGGTGGATTCGGATTTTAAAAACCAAAAGGAAATAAAAGCGCATATTTTCAAACAAATAGGGCAAAAAAATAAGAATCGTTTCAGCTGGTTAAAATATGCGGCGATTATCTTCTTCATTGGAATAGGAGCCTGGCTGGGATTAAACCAAATCGATTCTCCTAAACATACCACCGCATATCGTAACTCTAAGAAAGTCCAGCCCACACTGCAGGAGCAACCAAGTAATTTATATTATATCAATTCAGGTAATACCATTCAACAAATTGCAGTTCCAGACGGTTCTACGATCGACCTATACCCCAATTCTGAAGTAAAATTCAGTTCAGATTTCACAACGATTAGCGCGCGAGAAATTCAATTAAAAGGTAAAGCCAAATTTACGGTAGCAAAGGATAAAACAAAGCCTTTTCGCGTTCATACGGCAGATTTGACAACAACCGCACTTGGCACTGTTTTCAGTGTGGAAGAAGGTGGCAGTGCGGTTACCAAAATAAAACTCTATGAAGGCCGTATTGAAGTCAAAAGCAATCAGCATCCTGAAAATAAACAGACCTTAAATCTACAGTTTCAACCCAACGAAGAAATCAGCATTGATCGCAAGCTACAACAGATCATTGCCGAAACCCGAGTCAATACTTCTCAATCCAGCAAAAGGGGGTCTTACTTAAAAACTAGCGGACAGCTGATCTTTAAAAACCTCCCATTGCAAGATGTACTTCACATCATCAGTCATAATTATGGCCTTAAACTAAGCTTTGAACCTAAAGATATACAAGATAAATACTATAGTGGAACGTATAAAAATACAGCATTAGCATACGTCAACATGCTAGCTGATATCCAAGCACTCCATAAAATAACCATTCATGTACAAACCGAATAA
- a CDS encoding cytochrome c — MEQNLKTTDPCLGAHRYFVISLLTLTVLSLSACTKKQAQELTTSPDNGTETVTVQNVSYTNFSKALFETKCSSCHAAGRSASGRWTFSGYTSVKDHIAQINNVVLVAKSMPLGGSLTAKEIELLDAWIKRNSPEN, encoded by the coding sequence GAACAAAATCTAAAAACGACAGATCCTTGCCTCGGCGCACATCGTTACTTTGTTATTTCACTTTTGACCTTAACGGTTCTCTCGTTGTCGGCCTGTACCAAAAAGCAAGCACAAGAACTTACAACCAGCCCGGATAACGGAACTGAAACGGTGACAGTCCAGAATGTGTCCTATACGAATTTTTCTAAAGCACTCTTTGAAACGAAATGTAGTTCATGCCACGCAGCAGGACGTTCGGCCAGTGGACGATGGACGTTCAGTGGTTATACCTCTGTCAAAGACCATATTGCACAGATCAACAATGTAGTACTGGTGGCCAAATCCATGCCACTGGGCGGCTCACTCACAGCAAAAGAAATAGAACTGCTGGATGCATGGATTAAGAGAAATTCACCTGAAAATTAA
- a CDS encoding CsbD family protein yields the protein MSELTWKGRWNEIKGKVKQQYADLTDDDLLYAEGKEDELVGKLQKKTGKTQDEVNKWLNDL from the coding sequence ATGAGCGAATTAACATGGAAAGGCCGTTGGAACGAAATCAAAGGTAAGGTAAAACAACAATATGCAGATCTTACTGATGATGATCTATTGTATGCCGAGGGCAAAGAAGACGAGTTGGTAGGTAAACTTCAAAAGAAGACTGGTAAAACACAAGATGAGGTAAATAAGTGGTTAAATGATTTGTAG
- a CDS encoding sigma-70 family RNA polymerase sigma factor, translating to MEINYALIVRRFEEYFDLWSSKVYQYAIHKTKSSYLAEETVQRVFIKLWKNMRDKNIDATVESQIFCITRTVVIDLVKAEYNRKKLLDHDQTFVLRHSPQDDFYAKQLTSTLHEIVDKLPEKRKEIFMLSRFSNLSHKEIADKLAISTKTVENQLTLALKTIRKALLFSMLVQIIF from the coding sequence ATGGAAATCAATTATGCGCTTATCGTTCGAAGATTCGAGGAATATTTTGACCTATGGAGTTCCAAAGTATACCAATATGCAATCCATAAAACCAAATCTTCTTACCTAGCCGAAGAAACTGTACAGCGTGTATTTATCAAACTCTGGAAAAATATGCGTGACAAAAATATCGATGCCACCGTAGAATCCCAGATTTTCTGTATCACCCGAACTGTGGTGATCGATCTGGTCAAGGCGGAGTATAATCGAAAGAAACTTCTGGATCACGATCAGACATTTGTCTTGCGCCATAGTCCTCAGGATGATTTTTATGCCAAACAACTTACATCCACACTTCATGAAATTGTCGATAAACTACCGGAGAAACGCAAGGAGATTTTTATGCTAAGCCGGTTTTCTAATCTTTCACATAAGGAGATTGCGGACAAGCTGGCCATATCGACGAAAACTGTGGAGAACCAATTGACACTAGCACTAAAAACCATTCGAAAGGCTTTACTGTTCAGTATGCTGGTGCAAATTATTTTTTAA